Proteins from one Triticum aestivum cultivar Chinese Spring chromosome 7A, IWGSC CS RefSeq v2.1, whole genome shotgun sequence genomic window:
- the LOC123152065 gene encoding dirigent protein 5-like, with amino-acid sequence MTMASPFGVFVCLLIVLPQIQAASIPYNGTVPLQGCQIPCMTEVNLHLFLHQFVDGPNQPNRNEETLLQTSFPFGFGTTIVHDWTLTETTNSKDTVVARAQGVHVQAGLTKDNRWYMTHNIEFEQGRFAGSTLQVIGITAGLESGQWSIVGGTGQFIMAQGIISFTNHPASTWEDGIKELNIRVRYTNPQPVRIILKSLYPNCNVLLFEGKQ; translated from the exons ATGACCATGGCTAGTCCATTCGGCGTCTTTGTTTGTCTACTCATAGTGCTACCTCAAATCCAGGCCGCTTCTATCCCCTACAATGGGACTGTACCTCTTCAGGGGTGTCAGATCCCTTGTATGACCGAAGTTAACTTGCACTTGTTCTTGCACCAATTCGTCGATGGACCAAACCAGCCAAACCGCAATGAGGAAACCTTGCTCCAAACAAGTTTTCCTTTTGGGTTTGGGACGACGATAGTTCATGACTGGACTCTTACCGAGACAACAAATTCCAAAGATACAGTTGTTGCACGTGCACAAGGCGTGCATGTCCAGGCTGGTTTAACCAAGGATAATAGATGGTACATGACTCATAACATAGAGTTTGAGCAAGGAAG GTTTGCAGGGTCTACCCTTCAGGTGATTGGCATAACAGCGGGTTTGGAAAGTGGCCAGTGGTCCATTGTTGGTGGGACTGGTCAATTCATTATGGCACAGGGTATAATAAGTTTCACAAATCATCCTGCCTCTACTTGGGAAGATGGTATTAAAGAACTTAATATCCGTGTACGCTACACGAATCCGCAACCTGTAAGAATAATTCTCAAAAGTTTGTATCCAAATTGTAATGTTCTACTTTTTGAAGGGAAACAATAG